From a region of the Paenibacillus sp. FSL R10-2734 genome:
- a CDS encoding MFS transporter has protein sequence MHISLISRNVALLFSIACGIVVANIYYAQPLLDAISNEFGISHSFVGLVITITQIFYALGLLLLVPLGDLLNRRWLIAGQMLLSVLALIVVGTATSSLVLFIGIAVVGFLAVVTQTLVAFAATLAAPAERGRVVGVVTSGIVIGILLARTFAGVLMDLAGWRSVYLVSAVLTLIMACVLFRVLPHYEHKRESLSYLQLIRSMLTLFAQERTLRIRAALAMMIFTAFSILWTSLVLPLSAPPLSFSHTAIGAFGLAGVAGALAAARAGRLADRGLGQKTTGVALILLLISWLPISYVQHSLLALIIGIILLDLAVQAVHVTNQSMILTLRPEARSRLTAGYMIFYSFGSATGSIASTSIYVYFGWNGVSLLGAIVSALALLFWSLTKE, from the coding sequence GTGCACATATCATTAATATCTCGTAATGTAGCACTCTTATTTTCCATCGCCTGCGGAATAGTAGTTGCTAACATATATTATGCGCAACCTTTACTGGACGCTATTTCGAACGAGTTTGGTATTTCTCATTCATTTGTTGGGCTTGTTATTACAATCACTCAAATTTTTTATGCACTTGGACTGTTATTGCTAGTGCCTCTGGGAGATTTATTAAATCGACGTTGGCTGATCGCTGGACAGATGCTGCTATCCGTATTGGCTTTGATTGTTGTTGGTACTGCCACCAGCAGTTTGGTGTTATTCATAGGGATAGCAGTGGTTGGGTTTCTTGCCGTAGTGACACAGACGCTCGTTGCGTTCGCGGCAACATTGGCTGCTCCAGCCGAACGTGGGCGTGTCGTTGGTGTTGTGACAAGTGGAATCGTAATTGGTATTCTACTGGCGCGAACTTTCGCTGGCGTATTAATGGATTTAGCAGGATGGCGTTCTGTCTACCTTGTTTCCGCAGTATTAACACTAATCATGGCATGTGTATTGTTTCGGGTGCTGCCACATTATGAGCACAAAAGAGAATCATTATCTTACCTGCAGTTGATTCGTTCAATGCTCACATTGTTTGCTCAGGAACGAACCCTTAGAATTCGTGCTGCACTAGCCATGATGATTTTTACCGCTTTCAGTATATTATGGACTTCTCTAGTATTACCTCTCAGCGCCCCGCCGTTGTCTTTTTCACATACTGCTATTGGAGCATTTGGTCTCGCAGGCGTCGCAGGGGCGTTAGCAGCAGCGCGAGCAGGTCGCCTCGCCGATCGAGGTTTAGGACAGAAGACCACCGGTGTGGCCTTGATTCTTTTGCTTATATCATGGTTGCCAATAAGTTATGTTCAACATTCGCTTCTTGCATTAATAATTGGTATTATCCTTCTTGACCTTGCAGTACAAGCCGTACATGTCACCAATCAGAGTATGATTCTTACTTTGCGACCTGAGGCACGCAGTAGGCTTACTGCCGGTTACATGATTTTCTATTCCTTTGGTAGTGCCACTGGGTCGATCGCATCTACCAGTATCTATGTTTACTTTGGCTGGAACGGAGTGAGTTTATTAGGTGCAATTGTGAGTGCTCTTGCTCTTCTATTTTGGTCATTAACAAAGGAGTAA
- a CDS encoding TetR/AcrR family transcriptional regulator produces MARPREFDEEKALDAAMQVFWEKGFEATSLSDLTSRMGIQRPSIYSTFGDKKGLFEAALRKYTSSHAAYVRNKLHNNPSVKEAFRDFFENMVAKEYGQTPNWGCFCINSMVELSPHDEKFEILTREHQMYLSVIFQETIERGLRSGELDPAINAKSLAQTLVISLIGLTVIMKSRPERSFVDNSVKEILTLLRENQIIS; encoded by the coding sequence ATGGCTCGGCCACGAGAATTTGATGAGGAAAAAGCATTGGATGCAGCTATGCAAGTATTTTGGGAGAAAGGGTTCGAGGCTACCTCTTTAAGCGACCTGACCTCAAGAATGGGTATACAACGGCCTAGCATCTACTCAACCTTCGGAGACAAAAAAGGACTATTTGAAGCTGCATTGCGGAAATATACGAGTTCTCATGCTGCCTATGTTCGTAACAAGCTTCACAACAATCCTTCTGTTAAAGAGGCTTTTCGTGATTTCTTTGAAAATATGGTGGCAAAAGAATATGGACAAACACCGAACTGGGGCTGCTTTTGCATCAATTCGATGGTTGAGCTTTCACCCCACGATGAGAAATTTGAGATCCTAACAAGAGAACACCAGATGTATCTCTCGGTAATCTTTCAAGAAACGATTGAGCGAGGTTTGCGCTCAGGTGAGCTTGATCCCGCTATTAACGCAAAGAGTTTAGCGCAGACACTAGTCATATCATTAATTGGACTAACTGTGATCATGAAATCCCGTCCTGAAAGATCATTTGTAGATAATTCTGTAAAAGAAATACTTACATTGTTACGAGAAAATCAAATAATCAGCTAG
- a CDS encoding PilZ domain-containing protein, translating into MNTNRRTEPFRYTLKEPVTLDLHILSINGIQVPSKPVRAVLFNISRTGCHLSLPLNINPENNLVRIGMEMDLTDESIYLEGILKWNREQQDCFHYGIQLDIPEADIECLPRVLRRLAGEGKILVR; encoded by the coding sequence ATGAACACTAATCGCAGAACTGAACCTTTTCGATATACCCTTAAAGAACCAGTAACCCTTGATCTTCATATTCTTAGTATTAACGGAATTCAGGTTCCTTCAAAGCCTGTAAGAGCTGTACTATTCAATATCAGTCGAACAGGCTGCCACTTATCGTTACCCCTCAACATTAATCCGGAAAATAACTTGGTACGGATTGGTATGGAAATGGATCTTACGGATGAATCTATTTACTTAGAAGGAATTCTGAAATGGAATAGAGAACAGCAAGACTGTTTCCATTACGGTATTCAATTAGACATTCCTGAAGCAGACATTGAGTGTCTTCCGAGGGTACTACGCAGGCTCGCTGGAGAAGGTAAAATATTAGTTCGTTGA
- the mnhG gene encoding monovalent cation/H(+) antiporter subunit G, with protein MEMIKTTGELLFALLILMGALLSAVSAIGLIRLPDVYLRSHAAAKSATLGVLCVLVGAFLYFAFFQDHISAKLLLGIVFVFMTAPLTAHLTGRAAYRSGVPHWDRRIQDDLKEVLEKEQVIPATSEEEVPQEQR; from the coding sequence ATGGAAATGATCAAGACTACAGGTGAGCTGCTGTTTGCCTTGTTAATTCTAATGGGAGCATTGCTTAGCGCCGTAAGTGCCATTGGTTTGATTCGGCTACCTGATGTTTATCTAAGATCACATGCTGCCGCCAAAAGTGCCACTCTCGGTGTTTTATGTGTCTTAGTTGGGGCGTTTCTATATTTTGCATTTTTTCAGGATCATATTAGTGCAAAGCTATTACTAGGGATTGTCTTCGTATTTATGACTGCACCTTTAACTGCCCATCTAACAGGTAGAGCGGCGTATCGCTCTGGTGTTCCTCATTGGGATCGAAGAATTCAGGATGATTTAAAAGAGGTGCTGGAGAAGGAGCAAGTTATACCAGCAACCTCTGAAGAAGAGGTACCTCAAGAACAAAGGTAG
- a CDS encoding Na(+)/H(+) antiporter subunit F1 has protein sequence MIYFILMLSITIMAIAIGVCAWRLVKGPSLPDRVAALDTIGINLLAMVAVLSVFLQTQAFIEIILLIGILSFIGTTAFARYIEKGVVLEHGNDQDYR, from the coding sequence ATGATCTATTTTATTCTTATGCTATCCATTACGATCATGGCTATAGCTATAGGCGTATGTGCATGGCGTTTGGTGAAAGGTCCTTCTTTACCTGACCGAGTCGCTGCGCTAGATACGATTGGAATTAATCTGCTAGCAATGGTGGCCGTTTTATCAGTCTTTCTCCAAACGCAGGCTTTTATAGAAATTATTTTGTTAATTGGAATTCTTTCCTTTATCGGAACGACAGCCTTTGCCAGATATATCGAAAAGGGAGTGGTGCTAGAACATGGAAATGATCAAGACTACAGGTGA
- a CDS encoding Na+/H+ antiporter subunit E: MAFQLLLNFMIAFLWMFLHNDWTGPRFIIGFLLGILILLGMRRFWPRLYLGKVWAIIKLILLVLRELVVSSYVVVKAVLRPEPNIRPAILKYTTELKSDWEVATLITILCLTPGSVVLEVSDDNRTLYIHSMDVDDPAQFRANIRDTFEHAILEVSR, from the coding sequence ATGGCTTTTCAACTATTATTGAATTTCATGATAGCATTCCTGTGGATGTTTCTGCACAATGACTGGACTGGACCACGTTTTATCATTGGTTTCCTGCTCGGTATACTCATTCTGCTCGGAATGCGACGCTTTTGGCCCAGGTTATATCTTGGAAAAGTGTGGGCGATCATTAAGCTAATCCTGTTGGTGCTGCGGGAGCTGGTTGTTTCTAGTTATGTAGTGGTAAAAGCCGTTCTAAGACCGGAGCCTAATATACGTCCAGCTATCCTCAAATATACTACAGAGCTGAAATCGGATTGGGAAGTGGCAACGTTAATCACGATTCTCTGCCTTACTCCTGGATCGGTGGTGCTTGAAGTGTCCGATGATAATCGGACTTTGTATATTCATTCCATGGATGTAGATGACCCTGCACAGTTCAGAGCAAATATCCGTGATACCTTTGAACATGCGATACTGGAGGTGTCCCGCTAA
- a CDS encoding Na+/H+ antiporter subunit D: protein MNNLLVLPLLIPAFTAVILIFLKERVDLQRIISAVSVCLNILVAGIIVYQVSTKGIQTLYMGGWLPPYGIVFVADMFAALLVLIGAIVGAACLFFSFASIGEERERFYYYPFFHFLLTGVFGSFLTGDLFNLFVCFEVLLVASYALIVLGGSKGQLRETLKYVLVNVISSSLFVATLAYLYAATGTLNMAHLSMRVAEAGQGGVLNVIAVLLLIVFSIKAGLLLFFWLPDSYSAPPVAVRALFGALLTKVGLYAIIRTFTLIFVQDLGLTHTLIAWMAGATMILGAIGALAYNDLGRIFNYNIIISVGFIAFGISVATQDSLNGVVFYLMHDMVAKALLFFLGGMIISASGTDRLKEMGGLIRRYPWTGWMFFVLTLALVGVPPLSGFAGKVMMVRSGFGQNDVALALIALGSSFIVLYSLIKVFQQVFWGGEKREEQVKPLQYKAMMAPAAVLFAIVILMGVGAETVNGYVSQAGAVLADPALYINAVMKE from the coding sequence ATGAACAACTTGCTAGTGCTGCCTCTGCTGATTCCGGCCTTTACGGCAGTTATACTGATTTTTCTAAAAGAACGAGTGGATCTGCAACGTATTATCAGTGCCGTTAGTGTATGTTTAAATATCTTGGTTGCTGGAATCATTGTGTACCAGGTAAGTACAAAAGGCATCCAGACCCTATATATGGGTGGATGGCTTCCACCTTATGGCATTGTGTTTGTTGCCGATATGTTTGCGGCGTTACTTGTACTAATCGGTGCTATTGTTGGTGCGGCTTGCCTATTTTTTTCCTTCGCTAGCATTGGGGAAGAAAGAGAACGGTTTTATTACTATCCGTTTTTCCATTTTCTGTTAACTGGGGTGTTTGGTTCCTTTCTTACTGGAGATCTGTTTAACTTATTCGTCTGCTTTGAGGTGCTGTTAGTTGCCTCGTATGCTTTAATTGTACTTGGAGGCTCCAAAGGTCAACTGAGAGAGACCTTAAAATATGTATTAGTTAACGTGATCTCCTCTTCCTTGTTCGTAGCGACGCTTGCTTATTTATATGCCGCGACAGGAACACTGAATATGGCGCATCTATCTATGCGTGTAGCAGAGGCGGGACAAGGCGGTGTTTTGAACGTCATTGCGGTCCTGCTGCTGATCGTATTTTCGATAAAGGCAGGTTTGTTGCTCTTTTTCTGGCTTCCGGATTCTTATAGCGCACCACCTGTGGCTGTTAGAGCACTGTTTGGGGCATTGTTAACGAAAGTGGGATTGTATGCAATTATACGTACCTTTACATTGATTTTTGTTCAAGATCTGGGACTCACCCATACACTGATTGCTTGGATGGCGGGAGCGACGATGATACTTGGTGCAATCGGTGCATTGGCTTATAACGATCTGGGCCGAATATTTAACTATAATATTATCATCAGTGTTGGATTTATTGCTTTTGGGATCTCTGTTGCGACTCAGGATTCGTTAAATGGTGTGGTGTTCTATTTAATGCATGACATGGTTGCTAAAGCATTATTATTCTTCCTGGGTGGGATGATTATCTCAGCATCGGGCACTGACCGCTTAAAAGAAATGGGCGGTTTAATCCGACGCTATCCGTGGACCGGCTGGATGTTTTTTGTACTGACTTTGGCGTTGGTTGGTGTTCCACCACTTAGTGGTTTCGCTGGAAAAGTGATGATGGTACGTAGTGGGTTTGGACAGAATGACGTAGCACTGGCGCTAATTGCACTTGGCTCCAGCTTCATAGTGCTATATTCCTTGATCAAGGTATTCCAGCAGGTATTCTGGGGTGGCGAGAAAAGGGAAGAACAAGTCAAACCGCTTCAATATAAAGCTATGATGGCACCGGCAGCTGTTCTGTTCGCGATTGTAATTCTGATGGGTGTTGGTGCTGAAACAGTAAACGGATATGTAAGCCAAGCTGGAGCCGTCCTCGCTGATCCAGCACTATACATTAACGCTGTCATGAAGGAGTAG
- a CDS encoding Na(+)/H(+) antiporter subunit C: MELVVALAIGVLFSVGVYLVLSKSLLRILLGTNLITHGVHLLLLTMSGLKTGAPPLLGEKAEAYVDPLPQALILTSIVISFGVTAFFIVLAYRTYRSTGTDDVEGTKEERQ; the protein is encoded by the coding sequence ATGGAGCTTGTTGTTGCCTTGGCGATCGGCGTATTGTTTTCCGTAGGTGTTTATCTAGTCCTTTCCAAAAGCTTACTACGCATCCTACTGGGTACTAATTTAATTACCCATGGTGTTCATTTACTGCTACTGACGATGTCGGGTCTCAAGACAGGTGCTCCACCTTTGCTAGGTGAGAAAGCGGAGGCGTATGTAGATCCGTTACCGCAGGCGCTCATTTTGACTTCTATAGTAATTAGTTTTGGAGTAACAGCATTCTTCATTGTTTTGGCATATCGGACTTACCGTTCGACGGGTACGGATGATGTGGAAGGAACCAAGGAGGAGAGACAATGA
- a CDS encoding Na+/H+ antiporter subunit A, with the protein MPLLHVIILVPFLMALLIALLTKRASNLHRGWLVFPGSLALFVYFLTRIPVIKGGDLGYETVSWIPSLGIDLVFHLDGLSLLFALLITGMGSLVIIYSIYYLDKRKEALTPFYIYLMLFMGAMLGVVLSDNLMVLYGFWELTSVSSFLLIAFWHRRQKSRYGALKSMLITVFGGLAMFAGFLMLYVMTGTFSIREIWSEVGDISGHALFIPAMMLILLGAFTKSAQFPFHIWLPDAMEAPTPVSAYLHSATMVKAGLYLVARFSPIFAGQYEWFWIVSGVGLITLIYGSIQAMKQTDLKALLAYSTISQLGLIMGLLGMGSAAAFYVGKEAVFYTAATTAAIFHLINHAIFKGSLFMMVGIVDHETGTRDLRKLGGLISIMPVTFTVAMIGSFSMAGLPPFSGFLSKEMFFTAVLNIRNLDIFSIPSLFTLFPVLAWIASVFTFAYSMILVFHTFFGKYQPEKLDKKPHEAPFGLLLAPCLLAVLSIVIGFFPNILSNTLIIPAMNAIHPILQTGEPFVVNIYFWHGWTPEVWMTLGVVILGITVYRIYGRLSLVDKEWGSGYTLNQVYDGVIRLVEKLSRWVTGSYMTGSMRHYLMYIFSFLIVTICGVVWYSEGITLGTTKYTPFSLFEVIAVMVLLLGALAIPFVRSRITAILLTGMVGYMVTLLFVLFRAPDLALTQMIVEVVSVTLFLLCFRHLPRLEKEKLKLRSRVFKLIISIGMGVTMTLVALAALGSSPFESISKYYVENSYTLGGGKNMVNVLLVDFRGFDTMFEITVLGLASLAIYSMIKLQLDGDGAAAQLKRVVPYNKPRYSRSDDVLLQSVAKVAFVIILIFSLYLFFAGHNNPGGGFIGALMASAGLVLLAITFGMDMVEKVLPINYRKLIAIGISIAFLTGVGSFIFGVPFLSQTFGYFQLPLMGKTELTTAMFFDLGVYLAVIGVTMNIIFTIGRDS; encoded by the coding sequence CTGCCTTTGCTGCATGTAATCATACTTGTTCCGTTTCTAATGGCCTTATTAATCGCACTTTTGACCAAAAGAGCATCCAACCTTCATAGAGGATGGCTTGTTTTCCCCGGTTCACTCGCATTGTTTGTTTATTTTTTAACCCGGATTCCCGTTATTAAGGGAGGGGATTTGGGATATGAGACTGTTTCATGGATTCCTTCACTAGGAATTGATTTGGTTTTCCATCTGGATGGATTAAGCTTGTTGTTTGCTTTGTTAATCACTGGAATGGGTAGTCTTGTAATTATCTATTCTATTTATTATCTGGACAAACGAAAAGAAGCGTTGACCCCTTTTTATATTTATCTAATGCTATTTATGGGAGCGATGCTTGGCGTTGTGCTCTCGGATAACTTGATGGTGCTATATGGTTTTTGGGAGTTAACAAGTGTCTCGTCATTTCTGTTGATTGCTTTTTGGCATCGGAGGCAAAAATCGCGGTATGGTGCTCTGAAATCAATGTTGATTACCGTATTCGGTGGTTTAGCGATGTTTGCCGGCTTTTTAATGCTGTATGTGATGACAGGCACCTTTAGTATTCGGGAAATTTGGAGCGAGGTTGGCGATATTAGTGGGCATGCGTTGTTTATTCCAGCGATGATGCTAATTCTGTTAGGCGCATTCACCAAATCAGCTCAGTTTCCTTTTCATATCTGGCTGCCGGATGCCATGGAGGCACCGACACCCGTCAGCGCATATCTTCACTCGGCAACGATGGTTAAAGCTGGATTGTATCTTGTCGCCCGTTTCAGCCCTATTTTTGCGGGGCAATATGAGTGGTTCTGGATTGTGTCAGGCGTCGGTTTGATCACCTTGATTTATGGCTCGATTCAGGCGATGAAGCAGACGGACCTGAAGGCTCTATTAGCCTATTCAACAATTAGTCAACTTGGACTGATTATGGGATTGCTAGGAATGGGATCGGCAGCGGCATTTTATGTAGGGAAAGAAGCTGTTTTCTATACTGCTGCAACAACAGCGGCAATCTTTCATCTTATTAACCATGCCATCTTTAAAGGCTCTTTGTTTATGATGGTCGGTATAGTTGACCATGAGACGGGTACCCGCGACCTGCGAAAGCTGGGCGGACTGATTTCCATTATGCCGGTTACCTTTACGGTAGCGATGATCGGCAGTTTCTCCATGGCTGGTTTGCCGCCATTTTCGGGATTTTTAAGTAAAGAGATGTTTTTTACAGCTGTCCTGAATATCCGAAACTTGGATATATTCTCTATCCCCTCGTTGTTTACGCTCTTCCCGGTTTTGGCCTGGATTGCCAGCGTGTTTACTTTTGCGTACAGTATGATTTTGGTATTCCACACCTTTTTCGGAAAATATCAGCCTGAGAAGCTTGACAAAAAACCGCATGAAGCTCCATTTGGACTTCTGCTTGCCCCGTGTCTGCTAGCAGTGCTGTCTATAGTTATCGGTTTTTTCCCGAATATATTATCTAATACACTTATTATTCCTGCAATGAATGCTATTCACCCAATCTTGCAGACCGGAGAACCTTTTGTTGTGAATATCTATTTCTGGCATGGCTGGACACCAGAAGTATGGATGACACTTGGGGTTGTGATTCTTGGTATTACCGTATACCGAATCTATGGCCGCTTAAGCCTGGTCGATAAAGAATGGGGCAGTGGCTACACTTTAAATCAAGTCTATGACGGAGTAATCCGGCTGGTTGAGAAATTGTCTAGATGGGTGACTGGTTCCTATATGACAGGTTCCATGCGACATTATTTAATGTATATTTTTTCCTTCTTGATCGTAACGATTTGTGGTGTCGTGTGGTATTCAGAGGGAATTACACTTGGTACGACTAAGTATACTCCGTTTTCTTTGTTTGAAGTTATTGCTGTAATGGTTTTGCTTCTAGGGGCTTTAGCTATCCCATTTGTACGTTCCAGAATAACAGCCATTTTGTTAACAGGAATGGTTGGTTATATGGTTACTTTGCTCTTTGTTCTGTTCCGAGCTCCTGATCTGGCGCTTACGCAGATGATTGTTGAAGTGGTATCTGTTACATTGTTCCTGCTATGTTTCCGGCATTTGCCTAGGCTGGAAAAAGAGAAGCTTAAACTTCGTTCGCGCGTGTTTAAACTAATTATTTCTATCGGGATGGGCGTAACGATGACATTGGTTGCACTTGCTGCTTTAGGTAGTAGTCCGTTCGAATCCATCTCGAAATATTATGTGGAGAATAGCTATACTTTGGGTGGCGGTAAAAATATGGTCAATGTTCTGCTCGTTGATTTCCGCGGCTTTGATACCATGTTTGAAATAACAGTACTAGGCCTCGCCTCACTTGCTATTTATTCCATGATCAAGCTGCAGTTGGATGGAGATGGAGCTGCAGCCCAACTGAAGAGGGTTGTTCCCTATAATAAGCCTCGTTATTCTCGAAGTGATGATGTGTTACTGCAATCAGTAGCTAAGGTAGCATTCGTTATTATTCTGATATTTTCGCTGTATCTGTTTTTTGCCGGTCATAATAATCCGGGAGGCGGATTTATTGGGGCTTTAATGGCTTCTGCCGGATTGGTGCTACTCGCCATCACTTTTGGGATGGACATGGTTGAGAAGGTGCTACCTATTAATTATCGTAAGTTAATCGCGATCGGGATTTCAATTGCTTTTCTTACCGGGGTAGGCTCATTTATATTCGGCGTACCTTTTCTGAGCCAAACGTTTGGATATTTTCAATTGCCACTTATGGGCAAAACAGAACTAACCACTGCAATGTTCTTTGATCTCGGTGTTTATCTAGCTGTTATTGGTGTCACAATGAATATCATATTTACGATCGGGAGGGATAGCTAA
- a CDS encoding universal stress protein produces MKVIHNEKIMVCVHYGPHGERLIRRGVQLSEIIGAPLFVLNVDSSDNDEYNQSKEMYMTVWKRLADEAGAEFVIRKREGRKTTDIIVEVAEANEVTQIVIGQSAQTRWQELTKRNFINELIGKMKMIDLHVVAVQRMRAGLEETHEEGVIAYLVKNGNEYQLSDEPKGEYSLRGKFFHELHTEFENGLFKIEQEDGKARYLHICDGTLTDSL; encoded by the coding sequence GTGAAGGTCATACACAATGAAAAAATTATGGTTTGTGTTCATTATGGTCCGCATGGGGAACGTTTAATCCGGCGTGGTGTCCAATTGTCTGAAATAATAGGGGCGCCATTGTTTGTATTAAATGTCGATAGTTCGGACAATGATGAATATAATCAGAGCAAAGAAATGTATATGACGGTCTGGAAACGTCTTGCCGATGAAGCTGGCGCAGAGTTTGTCATTCGGAAACGTGAAGGCCGAAAAACAACAGATATTATTGTAGAAGTTGCTGAAGCGAATGAGGTTACCCAGATCGTCATTGGACAATCTGCCCAGACTCGATGGCAGGAGCTTACAAAACGCAATTTCATCAATGAACTCATTGGTAAAATGAAAATGATTGATCTGCATGTCGTGGCCGTTCAGCGGATGCGCGCCGGGCTGGAAGAAACCCATGAGGAAGGTGTTATCGCCTACCTGGTCAAAAACGGGAATGAGTATCAGCTCAGTGATGAACCCAAGGGAGAGTATTCGCTTAGAGGAAAGTTCTTTCACGAACTACACACAGAATTTGAGAACGGTTTATTCAAAATTGAGCAAGAAGATGGTAAGGCTAGATATTTGCATATTTGTGATGGCACATTGACCGATTCTTTATAA